A DNA window from Drosophila pseudoobscura strain MV-25-SWS-2005 chromosome 2, UCI_Dpse_MV25, whole genome shotgun sequence contains the following coding sequences:
- the LOC4802360 gene encoding uncharacterized protein, with product MVEQHKENKEEAATDFHPSPVWLNESYLESLLQSKKKDAGLRITQLDIKPATAKGENYASVMTRVKVTYVKSGAKTPEEGYYIVKTTYENDPVISSIFSGYQASTTEMLMYEKVLPKLSDLIDGTQEPEKLFAQTLHVDYEHDAIIFEDLAVSKHVLADRLAGFDLEHTHMALRKLAKMHAAAAALNERQPGVLTKLDHGIFNRHTEGFGPFFQNMMVMGAEFADKCPELGSYYGNKLRALVKRLMEYSTRVYDPQPDEFNTLVHGDFWVNNVMLRYGEKKEPLDMILIDFQFSSWSSPAVDLHYFFNTSLQNKIRFHQQDALIQFYHKVLVDTLKDLKYGGYIPSLRQLVLQLEKGKFITVSVSLACQGIMLNDQTDNADFNALIQDDERGRNFRRVVYSNKRFQEIVKNLLPAFDRIGLLDVTD from the exons CGACAGACTTTCATCCCTCCCCCGTGTGGCTGAACGAGTCCTATCTGGAGTCTTTGCTACAGAGCAAGAAGAAGGATGCAGGTCTGAGAATCACCCAACTGGACATCaagccagccacagccaaggggGAGAACTATGCGAGTGTCATGACCCGAGTAAAAGTGACCTACGTCAAGAGCGGCGCCAAGACTCCCGAGGAAGGATACTACATTGTGAAGACAACCTACGAGAACGATCCTGTCATATCCAGCATCTTTTCCGGCTACCAGGCCAGCACGACAGAGATGCTGATGTACGAAAAAGTCCTGCCCAAGTTGAGTGATCTCATCGATGGTACACAGGAGCCCGAGAAGCTGTTTGCCCAGACCTTGCACGTGGACTATGAGCACGATGCGATCATCTTCGAGGATCTGGCTGTGTCCAAGCATGTACTGGCCGATCGGTTGGCGGGCTTTGACCTGGAACACACGCACATGGCTCTCCGAAAGCTGGCCAAGATgcatgccgccgccgctgccctCAACGAACGACAGCCGGGAGTCCTAACAAAATTGGATCATGGAATCTTCAATCGTCACACGGAGGGCTTTGGTCCTTTCTTTCAGAACATGATGGTGATGGGGGCAGAGTTCGCCGACAAGTGTCCGGAGCTGGGCAGCTACTATGGCAACAAGCTGAGGGCCTTGGTCAAGCGTCTGATGGAGTACTCAACGCGGGTGTACGATCCACAGCCAGATGAGTTCAACACGCTGGTGCATGGCGACTTTTGGGTGAACAATGTGATGCTACGATATGGCGAGAAAAAGGAACCCCTGGACATGATCCTCATCGACTTTCAGTTCTCCAGTTGGTCTTCGCCGGCCGTGGATCTGCATTACTTTTTCAACACCTCTCTGCAGAATAAAATACGCTTCCACCAGCAGGATGCGTTGATTCAGTTCTATCATAAGGTGCTAGTGGATACCCTGAAGGATCTGAAATATGGTGGATATATACCCTCGCTCAGGCAGCTTGTCCTGCAGCTGGAAAAGGGAAAATTCATTA CCGTCAGTGTGTCATTGGCCTGCCAGGGTATAATGCTAAATGATCAGACAGACAATGCGGACTTCAATGCCCTGATCCAGGACGATGAGCGAGGACGCAACTTCAGGCGGGTGGTCTACAGCAATAAGAGGTTCCAGGAGATAGTAAAGAATTTGTTGCCCGCCTTTGATCGCATCGGTCTTCTGGACGTCACCGACTAA
- the LOC4802351 gene encoding uncharacterized protein, translating to MPKEATEKTHPAPAWLTQDYVQKKLRIFFKDDTLKLEKLIIKPAIANGENFGSVMTRINLEYTTKPSKGTQTTTFLVKTTFTSKDPAADVLFPYGVYVREMDMYENILPQLAEIARQELKDQRKLFAATVNVDRDRGSIIFEDMSLGQYKVADRLKKLDLEHTHLVLEKMATFHATAAALSERKPGIFAKDYDRGFFNKHTRAYQPIMRNLLKALSRSLKLDKELQQRYQSKIDHLVDNIMDYGERSTTIRPGDFVTLAHGDPWTTNFMFQYDAKGHPSNMIFIDFQFSVWNSPAIDLHYFFSTSVHDDLRLHHQTKLVQFYYYKLVAGLKKVNYGGKVPTLFDFQLQFKARAFYAVFCSLLFEPVMLYEGKEESSMEQVLSESEGAIRYKDSIFQVESVRRKLHLTLPFLDQQGLLDEM from the exons ATGCCCAAAGAAGCCACAGAGAAGACACATCCGGCACCTGCATGGCTGACCCAGGACTACGTGCAGAAGAAGTTGCGGATCTTCTTCAAAGATGACACTCTCAAATTGGAAAAGCTGATCATCAAGCCAGCCATTGCGAATGGCGAGAACTTTGGCAGTGTGATGACTCGTATCAATTTGGAATATACAACGAAACCCTCCAAGGGCACACAGACCACTACGTTTTTGGTGAAGACTACTTTTACGAGCAAGGATCCGGCTGCTGATGTGCTCTTCCCTTATGGCGTTTACGTCAGGGAAATGGATATGTATGAGAACATCCTGCCTCAGTTGGCGGAGATAGCCAGACAGGAGCTCAAGGATCAGCGGAAACTGTTTGCGGCCACCGTCAACGTGGATCGCGATAGGGGCTCCATCATCTTTGAGGACATGTCGCTGGGGCAGTACAAGGTTGCCGATCGGCTTAAGAAACTGGATCTGGAGCATACGCATCTGGTGCTGGAGAAAATGGCCACCTTTCATGCCACAGCTGCAGCTCTAAGCGAACGGAAGCCAGGCATTTTTGCCAAGGATTACGATCGGGGATTCTTTAATAAACATACCCGTGCCTACCAGCCGATCATGAGGAATCTTCTCAAGGCCCTATCTCGCTCGTTAAAGCTGGACAAGGAACTACAGCAACGCTACCAGTCGAAGATCGATCATCTCGTGGATAATATCATGGACTATGGCGAACGATCCACAACCATAAGACCCGGGGACTTTGTGACTTTGGCCCATGGGGATCCCTGGACTACAAACTTCATGTTCCAATATGACGCAAAGGGACATCCCAGCAACATGATCTTCATAGACTTTCAGTTTAGTGTTTGGAATTCTCCGGCCATCGATCTGCATTACTTCTTCTCCACATCGGTGCACGATGATCTTCGGCTGCACCATCAGACGAAGCTGGTGCAGTTCTACTACTATAAGCTGGTGGCGGGCCTAAAAAAGGTCAATTATGGCGGCAAGGTCCCAACTTTGTTTGACTTTCAACTGCAGTTCAAGGCAAGAGCCTTCTACG CTGTTTTCTGTTCCCTACTCTTCGAGCCTGTGATGCTCTATGAGGGCAAGGAGGAGTCATCCATGGAACAGGTTCTGTCAGAGTCCGAAGGCGCCATACGGTATAAAGATAGTATCTTTCAGGTGGAGTCCGTCAGAAGGAAATTGCATCTAACACTTCCGTTTCTGGATCAGCAGGGATTGCTGGACGAAATGTGA